CGCACGATCACGTCGCCGTGGAGCACGCCCGCCTTCTCGGCGGGAGAGTCGCTCTCGACGGACTCCACGAGGGCGCCGTTCAGCGTCGTGAGGCCGAACGCCCGCATGTTGTCTTCGTCGATGTTCCGGATGTTGACGCCGAGGAACCCGCGGGTCACCTTCCCGCGCGTCTTGAGCTGTTCGAGGATCGCCTTCGCCGTGTTGATCGGCACGGCGAAGCCGATGTTCTGGGCGGGACGGTAGATCGCCGTGTTGATGCCGATGACCTGCCCGTCGACGTCGATCAGCGGTCCGCCGGAGTTCCCGAAGTTGATCGCGGCGTCCGTCTGGATGAAATTCTCGAAGGAGTTCGCGTTCGGATCGAGCGTCAGGTTGCGGCGCCCTTTCGCGGACACGACGCCGACGGTGACCGTCTTGTCGAACGCCCAGGGATCGCCGATCGCCATCACCCAGTCGCCGACGCGCAGCCGGTCGGAGTCGCCGAGATTGATCGCCGTGAGCTTCTCCTTCGCGTCGATCTTCAGCAGAGCGATGTCGGTCGCGGGATCCGTGCCGACGACCTTCGCCTTGTAGGTGTGCTGGTCGCCCACCTTGACCTCGATCTTCTGGCCGTTTTCCACGACGTGGTTGTTGGTGAGGATGTAGCCGTCCTCGGAAATGATGAAGCCGGATCCGCCCGCTTCTTCCTTGTGCTCCTGCTGGTCGTCCCCCTGGCCCGGGTGGGGGAACCCGAAGAAGAACTGGAACGGGTCGCCGCCGCCCCCCCCGTCGCCGTCGCCGCCGAAGCCCTGCGCGCCCATCCGGCGCGGCCCCTTGACGATGTCGGTCGAGGTGATCGAAACGACCGACGGAAGCGCTTCGGACGCGATGTCGGCGAACGACGGGAGCGTCATCGACGTGGGGTGGCCGGTCGCCCCGTGGGTCACGTGCTGCGCCGA
Above is a genomic segment from Thermoanaerobaculia bacterium containing:
- a CDS encoding Do family serine endopeptidase, with amino-acid sequence MNSMAKRQLSFFALIAGAVIFGVVLASSTNWTPVTSAQHVTHGATGHPTSMTLPSFADIASEALPSVVSITSTDIVKGPRRMGAQGFGGDGDGGGGGDPFQFFFGFPHPGQGDDQQEHKEEAGGSGFIISEDGYILTNNHVVENGQKIEVKVGDQHTYKAKVVGTDPATDIALLKIDAKEKLTAINLGDSDRLRVGDWVMAIGDPWAFDKTVTVGVVSAKGRRNLTLDPNANSFENFIQTDAAINFGNSGGPLIDVDGQVIGINTAIYRPAQNIGFAVPINTAKAILEQLKTRGKVTRGFLGVNIRNIDEDNMRAFGLTTLNGALVESVESDSPAEKAGVLHGDVIVRVDDREVKDTQDLIGYVSAKAPGSKVRLTLLREGKSRTVTVDLGERHGETAENSAAPDKEKDGSREKIGLSVQDLTGQARQYYRIDPAVTGVLVTGVSEVSAAADAGLAEGDVITEVNGRKVGTAAELSKIVRDAKKGDYLRFYVRRFRPRPVSFFAIVKVGE